A window of Mangifera indica cultivar Alphonso chromosome 11, CATAS_Mindica_2.1, whole genome shotgun sequence contains these coding sequences:
- the LOC123230105 gene encoding putative F-box protein At3g17480 — translation MEKEEIEDCRASPGSDHPQKSATLPIHSSTFQVFNLGLQRQMARSTGNNNANLLRLVEERALSKKVEEHEKKQEIGVPYFHKDCIWNILIRLPLQSLSSARFVCKPWYGIVNSANFINAHFHVSESVLIFLKAVESLPMKLARPEQPNTFSVEASLLQHKSFSIFDHPIKNSTSKFSIQFMDFKEGKSKSEEYKVSCLGNIRATCNGLILLDNQLKKGGLVVMNPVTRKMVALPVGTIYPPHDESYGFALSEATGEYKVVHLFRDSLRYISCEILNLGTQHWKEVNGPSFGLFGWFGYRPVSAIGALHWIPKIDRSDYIVSMEVDNEKFHTIALPTESRTYDRILEKGGFLCFVTHKGLNIDIWVLKSLSGDVWTKHHSITKGGIIDMVPLFSLRISGDMIFMRDEDGSFYTYDFILEVMTKVKTKQGCLPPSGSYFPHVNSLISWEKKSGCL, via the exons ATGGAAAAGGAGGAGATTGAGGACTGCCGTGCCTCCCCGGGTTCAGACCATCCACAGAAGTCAGCCACACTTCCAATCCACAGCTCAACTTTTCAG GTGTTTAATCTGGGATTACAGAGGCAGATGGCTAGATCAACGGGGAACAATAATGCCAACTTGTTAAGATTGGTAGAAGAGAGAGCATTGTCCAAGAAGGTTGAGGAACatgaaaagaaacaagaaattgGAGTCCCTTATTTTCATAAAGACTGTATCTGGAATATCCTTATTCGACTTCCTCTTCAATCACTTTCAAGTGCAAGGTTTGTTTGCAAACCATGGTACGGCATTGTAAACAGTGCCAATTTCATCAACGCACATTTTCATGTCTCTGAATCTGTTTTGATCTTTCTGAAAGCGGTTGAAAGTTTGCCTATGAAATTGGCTCGACCAGAACAACCAAATACTTTTTCGGTTGAAGCAAGTTTACTCCAGCATAagtctttttctatttttgatcATCCAATTAAAAATAGCACATCAAAATTCTCTATCCAGTTCATGGACTTTAAAGAAGGAAAGAGCAAGTCAGAAGAGTATAAAGTGAGTTGCTTGGGCAACATTAGAGCAACATGTAATGGTCTTATTTTGCTTGACAACCAGCTGAAGAAAGGAGGACTGGTGGTGATGAATCCTGTGACGAGAAAGATGGTTGCACTTCCTGTAGGTACCATATATCCTCCCCATGACGAATCCTACGGATTTGCTCTCAGTGAAGCTACTGGTGAATACAAAGTGGTGCACTTGTTTCGAGATAGTTTGAGATATATCAGTTGTGAGATTTTAAATCTTGGTACACAGCATTGGAAAGAGGTGAATGGACCTTCTTTTGGTCTCTTTGGTTGGTTTGGATACAGACCTGTTTCAGCTATCGGGGCTTTGCATTGGATTCCTAAAATTGATCGCAGTGATTACATAGTGTCTATGGAAGTAGACAATGAGAAGTTCCACACAATAGCCCTCCCAACAGAAAGTAGAACTTATGATAGGATACTTGAGAAGGGTGGTTTCCTCTGTTTTGTTACACATAAAGGATTAAACATTGATATTTGGGTCTTGAAGAGTTTATCTGGAGATGTCTGGACAAAACATCATAGTATCACAAAAGGAGGTATAATTGATATGGTTCCACTTTTCAGTTTAAGAATCAGTGGGGATATGATTTTCATGAGGGATGAAGATGGCTCGTTTTACACGTATGACTTCATACTTGAAGTGATGACGAAGGTTAAAACCAAACAGGGGTGCCTCCCGCCATCTGGTTCCTACTTTCCTCATGTTAACAGCCTTATCTCATGGGAAAAAAAGTCTGGATGTTTGTGA